A genome region from Meriones unguiculatus strain TT.TT164.6M chromosome 2, Bangor_MerUng_6.1, whole genome shotgun sequence includes the following:
- the Btg1 gene encoding protein BTG1, which yields MHPFYTRAATMIGEIAAAVSFISKFLRTKGLTSERQLQTFSQSLQELLAEHYKHHWFPEKPCKGSGYRCIRINHKMDPLIGQAAQRIGLSSQELFRLLPSELTLWVDPYEVSYRIGEDGSICVLYEASPAGGSTQNSTNVQMVDSRISCKEELLLGRTSPSKNYNMMTVSG from the exons ATGCATCCCTTCTACACCCGGGCCGCCACCATGATAGGCGAGATCGCCGCCGCGGTGTCCTTCATCTCCAAGTTCCTTCGCACCAAGGGGCTCACGAGCGAGCGACAGCTGCAGACCTTCAGCCAGAGCCTCCAGGAACTGCTGGCAG aACATTACAAACATCACTGGTTCCCAGAAAAGCCGTGCAAGGGATCAGGTTACCGTTGTATCCGCATCAACCATAAGATGGATCCTCTGATTGGACAGGCAGCCCAGCGGATTGGACTGAGCAGTCAAGAGTTGTTCAGGCTTCTCCCAAGTGAACTCACGCTCTGGGTTGACCCCTACGAAGTGTCCTACAGGATTGGAGAGGATGGCTCCATCTGTGTGCTGTACGAAGCCTCACCAGCAGGAGGTAGCACGCAAAACAGCACCAACGTGCAAATGGTAGACAGCAGAATCAGCTGTAAGGAGGAACTTCTCTTGGGCAGAACAAGCCCTTCCAAAAACTACAATATGATGACTGTATCAGGTTAA